A single candidate division TA06 bacterium B3_TA06 DNA region contains:
- the ribD gene encoding riboflavin biosynthesis protein RibD, giving the protein MSDTLFPEFSQEDERYMCMALALAEKGRGQVSPNPMVGAVIVKEGEVVGKGYHSRYGGPHAEAIAIADAGLRADGATLYVNLEPCVHFGRTPPCVEKISKARILRVVIAIKDPDRLVNGKGIEYLRRSHIHVDVGLLEDEARALNQAYFKHRETGLPLIILKLATTLDGKLATSTGDSRWITDEEARRYSHQLRTESDAVMVGIGTVLADNPQLTVRLVTGRNPLKVILDTKLKMPADAKVFDEGKTLIFTSRESLARRESYDAAKVSFAAVDLTEDGRLNLKKVLKELGRRQIAQLLVEGGGMLASELLRQGLVDRFICCINLSFLGKGIGYTDTIEYSNINERICLKDVKVSWLGKDLRLEARPCLPASSRK; this is encoded by the coding sequence ATGAGTGACACCCTCTTCCCGGAGTTCTCTCAAGAGGACGAGCGCTACATGTGCATGGCTTTAGCTCTGGCAGAGAAGGGAAGGGGTCAGGTTTCGCCCAATCCCATGGTAGGTGCGGTAATCGTGAAGGAAGGTGAGGTGGTTGGCAAAGGCTATCATTCCCGCTACGGAGGGCCTCACGCCGAGGCTATCGCTATCGCCGACGCCGGGCTGCGGGCGGACGGCGCGACCCTTTATGTGAATCTCGAACCGTGCGTACACTTCGGGCGTACGCCTCCATGTGTGGAGAAGATATCCAAAGCCCGTATCCTGAGGGTAGTGATCGCCATAAAAGACCCGGACAGGCTGGTTAACGGCAAAGGCATAGAGTACCTGCGCCGCTCACACATTCATGTGGATGTAGGGCTTTTAGAAGACGAAGCTCGCGCGTTGAACCAGGCCTATTTCAAGCACCGCGAGACGGGCTTGCCCTTGATTATCCTTAAGCTCGCTACCACACTCGACGGGAAGCTAGCTACTTCTACAGGCGACTCCAGGTGGATCACAGACGAGGAGGCGCGGCGTTACTCGCATCAACTGAGGACCGAGTCCGACGCGGTGATGGTAGGCATTGGAACCGTTTTGGCCGACAACCCCCAGCTTACCGTGAGGCTAGTAACCGGGCGCAATCCCCTCAAGGTGATACTCGACACCAAGCTTAAGATGCCTGCCGATGCCAAGGTGTTCGATGAAGGCAAAACATTGATTTTCACATCACGCGAATCGCTTGCTCGAAGAGAAAGTTACGATGCGGCAAAGGTTTCGTTCGCAGCGGTCGACCTGACTGAAGATGGACGGCTGAATCTTAAAAAGGTGCTGAAAGAGCTGGGGAGAAGGCAGATCGCCCAGCTCCTGGTTGAAGGCGGCGGCATGCTTGCCTCCGAGCTGCTGCGTCAGGGCCTTGTGGATCGCTTCATCTGCTGCATCAACCTCTCGTTCCTCGGCAAAGGAATCGGCTACACCGACACCATTGAGTACTCCAACATCAACGAACGAATCTGTCTTAAAGACGTGAAGGTTTCCTGGCTGGGTAAAGATCTAAGACTCGAGGCGCGACCTTGTTTACCGGCATCATCGAGGAAGTAG
- a CDS encoding riboflavin synthase yields MFTGIIEEVGTLRRVTSRGDNKILEIETSLELSEGDSLAVSGACLTVIKVEPGFLKAEATGETIKRTILGDLHAGSRINLERALTLQKPLGGHLVQGHVDEVGKVAALKKTQDAWHIEVAFSREADGLVVDQGSVAIDGVSLTVLKKLPGPKLTVNLIPETLRRTTLSGLRVGDKVNLEFDIIAKYVREHTRP; encoded by the coding sequence TTGTTTACCGGCATCATCGAGGAAGTAGGCACCCTTCGCAGGGTCACCAGTCGAGGAGATAACAAGATCCTTGAGATTGAAACGAGTTTGGAGCTGAGCGAGGGTGACAGCTTGGCGGTGAGCGGTGCGTGCCTGACTGTGATCAAGGTTGAACCAGGATTCCTGAAGGCAGAGGCGACAGGAGAAACGATCAAAAGGACGATACTCGGCGATCTGCACGCAGGCTCACGGATCAATCTGGAGAGGGCGCTGACATTGCAGAAGCCCTTGGGAGGCCATCTGGTGCAGGGGCACGTGGATGAGGTGGGTAAGGTTGCCGCGCTCAAGAAGACTCAAGACGCATGGCATATAGAGGTGGCGTTCTCACGCGAAGCGGATGGTCTGGTGGTTGATCAGGGCTCTGTTGCCATTGATGGTGTTAGCCTCACGGTGTTAAAAAAATTGCCTGGGCCAAAACTCACCGTTAACCTGATCCCAGAGACCCTGCGCAGAACCACCTTATCCGGGCTAAGGGTGGGCGATAAGGTGAACCTTGAGTTCGATATAATCGCCAAGTACGTGCGGGAACACACCCGCCCGTAA
- a CDS encoding serine--tRNA ligase, protein MIDPKKIRENPDEIRKLLARRRCPVSVDEVLAADEERRKLQAERDTLRHDLKEASDAIGQLKREGKDASGVMTKTKKLSAKTKELDGKLSEIEARFEELLWQLPNLPDPGSPDEDTVLRTWGEKPEFDFQPADHVTICERLELCDFRYAASYAGARFAAYTGDGALLLRALVNLCLDLHTREHGYKEVFPPVLARAESANAAGQLSKLEDMYALKDDPLYLIPTSETALINLHMGQEIKEEDLPLKYTAYTSCFRREAGTYGTQTKGLFRIHQFEKVELVQFAHPEHWHQAFDEILSNAEKVLQLLELPYRVKALSPTEAAFQASLTYDIDVWAAGAEDWLEVSSISNCADFQARRNKTRLRLADGSLIHPHILNGSGTAFPRLIIAIVENYQQADGSIKVPDALRPYMDGKEHLGR, encoded by the coding sequence ATGATTGATCCCAAGAAGATTCGCGAGAACCCTGATGAGATTCGCAAGCTTCTGGCACGCCGAAGGTGTCCGGTCTCGGTGGACGAAGTTCTGGCGGCAGACGAGGAGCGGAGAAAACTGCAGGCAGAACGTGATACGCTGAGGCACGATCTGAAAGAGGCGTCCGATGCCATCGGTCAGCTCAAGCGCGAGGGCAAAGATGCATCCGGGGTGATGACAAAAACCAAGAAGCTCTCTGCTAAGACCAAGGAGCTGGATGGTAAGCTCTCGGAGATCGAGGCACGCTTCGAAGAGTTACTCTGGCAGCTGCCCAACCTGCCCGATCCGGGCTCGCCGGATGAAGATACCGTACTAAGGACGTGGGGAGAAAAACCAGAATTCGACTTCCAACCCGCCGATCACGTAACCATCTGCGAGAGACTTGAGCTTTGCGACTTCCGCTACGCGGCATCTTACGCCGGTGCACGTTTTGCCGCCTATACAGGCGATGGCGCGCTCCTCCTGCGTGCGCTGGTAAACCTCTGCCTTGATCTGCACACCAGAGAACACGGTTACAAAGAGGTCTTCCCGCCGGTATTAGCCCGTGCTGAATCGGCAAACGCCGCCGGGCAGCTTTCCAAACTTGAGGATATGTACGCGCTCAAGGACGATCCACTTTATTTAATCCCAACCTCGGAGACAGCACTCATCAACCTGCATATGGGGCAAGAGATCAAGGAAGAAGACTTACCTCTTAAATACACCGCCTACACCTCCTGCTTCCGCCGCGAGGCAGGAACCTACGGCACCCAGACCAAAGGTCTCTTCCGCATACATCAGTTCGAGAAGGTGGAGCTTGTGCAGTTCGCGCATCCTGAGCACTGGCACCAGGCTTTCGATGAAATCCTTTCTAATGCTGAGAAGGTCCTTCAGCTTCTCGAGCTACCCTACAGGGTTAAGGCGCTCTCCCCAACCGAGGCCGCGTTCCAGGCATCACTCACCTACGACATCGACGTGTGGGCTGCAGGTGCCGAAGATTGGCTAGAGGTCTCCTCGATCTCCAATTGCGCCGACTTCCAGGCACGTCGCAACAAGACGCGGCTGAGGCTCGCAGACGGCAGCTTGATCCATCCACACATACTCAACGGTTCGGGCACCGCGTTCCCCAGGCTCATCATCGCAATCGTCGAGAACTACCAGCAAGCGGACGGCAGCATAAAAGTGCCTGACGCTCTGCGTCCCTACATGGACGGCAAGGAGCATCTGGGCAGATGA